TCCACCATCGAGTACGGGCCGTACGTGTAGCCCTTGTCCTCCCGGATGTTCTCCGTCCAGCGGGAGGAGAAGTAGCCGCCGAAGATCAGGTTGGCGAGCTGCAGCGCGGCGTGGTCCGGGTGGGTGCGCCCCACCGCCGGCAGCGCGATCCGCAGCGACGACTGCACCGCGTCGGGCCGGTCCACCAGCAGCAGCGGACCCGGTTCCAGGGGCGGCGCGGGCGGCAGTTCGGCCCGGTGGCCCGCGCCCTGCCAGTCGCCGAGCGCCCGCTCGGCGGAGTCGAGCACCCGCTCCGGCTGGACGTCGCCGACGAGCACCAGGACCGCCTCGGCCGGATGCACCCGTTCGGCGTGCAGCCGGCGCAGCGCCGCGGGGCGTACCGCCCGGATCTGCTCCGGCTCGGGGGTCTGCACCGCGTACGGGTGCCGGCCGTAGATCCGCTTGAGCAACGCGGTCCGGGCCAGGTGGGCGGGTTGGCTCTGGGCCACCTGCACCCGGTCGATCAGCCGGTCCCGTTCGGTGGCCACCTCGGCGCTCGGATAGCTCGCCGAGGTGAGCACCGCGGCGAGGATCTCCAGCATCCGGTCCAGCCCGGTGACCAGGCCGGCACCGGAGACCATCAGCCGGTCCGGGTCGTGCCCGGCGGAGAACCCACCGCCGACCTTCTGCAGCTCGGCGGCGATCTGCACGCTGGACATGGTGTCGGTGCCGGAGAGCATGGTCTGCGACAGCAGCGCCGCCCGGGCCAGGTGGGGCCGCCCGAACGGCATCCAGAGCCGTACCTCGACCAGCGGGACGGCCGGCCGGCGGACCGCGATCACGGTCAGCCCGTTCGGCAACGTCCGTTCGGCCTGGGTGGGCAGCTTGAGCCGACGGTTCGGCCGCAGCGGC
Above is a window of Micromonospora yangpuensis DNA encoding:
- a CDS encoding M16 family metallopeptidase, translated to MTAVATADRTLPPLRPNRRLKLPTQAERTLPNGLTVIAVRRPAVPLVEVRLWMPFGRPHLARAALLSQTMLSGTDTMSSVQIAAELQKVGGGFSAGHDPDRLMVSGAGLVTGLDRMLEILAAVLTSASYPSAEVATERDRLIDRVQVAQSQPAHLARTALLKRIYGRHPYAVQTPEPEQIRAVRPAALRRLHAERVHPAEAVLVLVGDVQPERVLDSAERALGDWQGAGHRAELPPAPPLEPGPLLLVDRPDAVQSSLRIALPAVGRTHPDHAALQLANLIFGGYFSSRWTENIREDKGYTYGPYSMVEHSVAGSVLVAAADVATEVTGPALLETTYELGRLASVPPKPDELEQARQYALGTLQLGMSTQAGLASLTSAYAGNGLRLDFLAEHAARLAKATVDDVAEAGARYLAPARGVVVVLGDAARIRSQLDVLTPVQTATP